CATGGATTACACTTTTTTGTACTAaggaataataattaaataatgttgCCCTTTACTTGCAGGGCCAAGTATTACTGGGTGTATCTTCAATAAAGAAATACCCTTCATCAGGACTTAGTGGAAGGAATCAAGTACCTAATAGAGCTCCTTCTGGTATTGAAACGGGTGAGCTGGCTAAGGAAGCATCACTGGTTTCACTAGTTGGTAGGAAAGTGCAAACACGATGGCCTGATGACAACAACTTTTATGAAGCTGTTATATCTGACTACAATCGAGCTGATGTACTCACATTCCCCCAATTAACTAAGATTTTGTTTCAGGTAGTATATAGCCGAGATGCCTATGTTTACTTCTAACTTTTCAGGGTCGATATGCTCTGGTATATGACATGGGGACTGCAAATGAAACGTGGGAATGGGTTAATCTGTCAGAGGTATTTCTGCTACTGATTACTGTTGTGAAAGTCTTATGTGTTTATGATTAACACATCATCATCACAATGTTATAGCTATAAAATTATGGTTGAAAACATGTTTGGGTTAAGAAGTTTGAAATGGCAATCAAGCAGTAAGAGAACAGTCAGACATTATTGTTCTCTTCACACCCCCCACCCCTAAAAAGGGTTGCTGATAGTGTTCCATTTCTTCGATAAAAATAAGAGGTTTATAGTCTTCTCTAAAGGTGATAAAGCAAGTATGTTGTGGCATCAAAAGGTTCATCTTTAATCAACTAAAGAACATTTTACCagtgttaatattttatattcatagaAACAAATAGTTTAGCATTGCCAAAACGGTCTATTATATTACTTAGGAATATAAACAGATTCCTTTTTATGTCATGGTATTGTTATTTACATTTTGGGGATAtcaatgtttaatttaatatctttGACTATAGTTATAAAGAGTTTGATAGGGACTTAGGTGTTGACGGGTGCTTAAATCTAGCATCAAGCAGAATGGGATGCATAGTGGAGTTTTAACTCTAGTTCTATCTCCTTAATTGCTATCTTTTAAGGGTGAGTTCTccaagacttggtacttatcaattggtatcaaagctcATTGTCGATgtctcaaaaaaaaaagagcttcCTAGATAGTGTTATGACTTACGAGGAAATTGAGTGGAGTGTCACGGTGAATGAAAGTTCCCAAGGCATCATCTCGTACAGAAGGTATAGGGACTTGAGTATTATGTGGCACCAAAGTCACACATAAAGTAGTTTGGTATGTTCCATATAGAGTATTTAACTGTTTGGTTCTTTCCCCTTAATGtcataaagaaaataacctTGTGctgctcttttttctttttagtttatttaatttttggcATATGTTGCAATCCTTTCATTTTCAGTATTGAAATAGAGAATGAAAACTGGCTGAAGAGAATTGTATGATGCTTAATACTTCAAAGTTAATGAATGCAGCTATTGATAGtatatgaaattgaatttgttgtCCAACATATTTTACACTTTCGTTTAAGCCCTGAATTGTAGTAGTTATTTGAAAGCACTGCTCTTCCATGTAGCAAATGTACAATACTATGCTGTGCATTGTTAGCACTGCACTGTAATGTCTTTAGCTCAtgcaaaaatattattgttactGCAGATCTCTCCTGAAGATATTCAGTGGGTTGGTGAGGATCCAGGAATCAATCATGGTGGGGGTCTTCGTGGATCTGGTAATGGGATGAGTAGGTCTGTAGGACGTGGCAGTGTTCCAGGAGCTGTAAGAGGTAGGGGAACCACAAAGGGGCAATCCAAAATGGATTTCTTTCCATCACAGAATGGAATTGGAAAGAAGACTCTAGATGATATACACATACTTCACACAGACACGCTAGTGAAGAAGGTTACTGAAAACACTTCAATCAGAATAGTACTCTTTCAGATTGTTTGATCTTATTTGACATATTCAAGTGTCTGATGAACTTGACAGGTAGAGAGGGTATTCAATGCTAATCATCCTGATGCACTTGAAATTGAACAAGTCAAGAAAGTATTAAAGGTAAGGGGGCAGATACATGTGTCAGTGTGCCATTTCATGTATTTTCCTTTAAATGGTGTGTGTTCAGATAATTCATGTGAAATAAACGCAGGATCACGAGCAAGCTCTTATTGATGCAATTGCAAGACTTGCAGATCTTTCTGATGGCGAAAGTGGTACTTTTCTGATTTGATTCCTTTTAGCAATACCATCTGAAAATTGATGAATGGTCTTCTAAATTAGAAATTAGAATAATTTGGACATCAATGACTCTAGTTAGTGCagataattatgaataaaatactaCTATTTGCATTCTTTCAGcatcatattttttatgatgCTGGCATAATATGGTTTGCAGTCACTTTCAACTTACTTCCATGCTGCATTAAAGGAGTGGCCACAATTTTTGCACTGTGTTCAATCATGTCACTAATTTGTTCTACTAGCAAGTGTGAAGTAAATTATCATATCAtataccaaaaagaaaaatattccaTACTTTCTTGCTTCCGTGTTTCTCCTATTCAAACAACCATATCCTATGTATTTATTGAtacattttttctattaaaaaggTTATATCATTCTTACTCAAAAATGAAGTGATGAAAAGGCCATATTCTTGATGTTCTTATTGGTTATACAGATGAGGATGGCCACCATTTCGCACATGCTCAACCAATGGAAAGATGATGTGGAAAACCATCTTTGTAAAATGGGAAGAGTTGGCATTATTATAGTCGCAAAAACTTGGAAAATCTGAAGTTCTCTTATGCTATGAAGGTAATTTCCCTGACAGACAACTCTTGTGCATGTCATTTATTTTGACTAGGTTGAAAATTAGGTagtttattaatgattattCACTGAGGTTTTAAGATTTGACACAGGATACTCTGATGCTTGTACACAACCATGATAGTGTATAAATTCTTGTATTTGTTGTGTATTATGTATGGATTCACTCTTCTGTTATGTATTACTCTCTGACTTCTATACAAGACCATGTTCATAAATACTCTCAGatcctttttaattatttgtcgAAACTTTTGTAAGTGAGTTTGGTTTTGCTAAGGAAAGAATGATATTTTGCACTGAGAATCCACACTTTATGTTGCtacgttaatattttattttttggataactatttttattattatgaattattCTTCATTAAATATGGgaattaatatgttttgaaattctagGAAAGTTCAATTAAGTGGatattctctatttttttttttttgtatttgtaagaTGTAAGAGAAATAATGAATGAGTGATTATGTAGATCTTCTCTCTCATATcaccatttaaaaaatacttttaacatTCATTTGAAAATAATGCACCAAAAACATACAAGGGCAACAATAATAAGAGTATGAATAGTAGTAatgttttacataatttaaCGTGTTTTgaattacacaatttaaaattattattttgttaatattgttGAACAATTGAAATCGAGAAAAATTTAAGAACGcattatgaattatataatatagaaaaatattttaattgtataattaaaattatattactaaatCTAAAATAAGATCTGGACTAGTATACGTAATATTGACTTTGGGTAATTTCTTTTAGCACCTTTATGccttttcttcctgcaccttcataggtgtagaaaaaaaaatcccaatAATCCATGGGTTGAAAACATTTTAGATCCTGCAATttggaatttaaaaatatggttttttactaaaattgaaatattataaaaaaaattgtctaaacGTTCTAGTAATTAAAGATTCCATTTATGTAATAAtgtgtattaaattatttattcacTACAAAAATGATGGTTATAAATATCTAAGTTGAACTAAATTTGGCAATTAGTGTTGACATAGTGGTAAAAAGTTTGGAAAAAgacatgaatttttaaattcCGTCTTTAGGATTATTTTTGTACACTGGATTTTGCAATAGTGTCTAAGTTCTCTtatgattaataatattttatttatgagttTATCTTCAATGTATAATTTTCATCAGAAGTTTGAAACATtgataatttcaaattcaaacgcTTATTAGTGTGTACCAATCGATGGTTTTTAATTGAAGTGGCCTTCATAATTACTGAAATTGCGAGAAATTacgaataaaaattaataagtggTAGCTGTatggagagaagaaaaaggattaAACATATTCTCCAtagtttttagaaaaagaaaaatacgaaaggtattaaaattaaagtttaatcatttagaacaTTTCTATTTCTGTATAATTTTCTCAGTTAGGTCTTCGCATTATAAAATTTCTCAATTATGTctttaaatgtgaaaaattaaatcaattaagtGTTTGTCGTTAATTTGAGTAAACGACGTTAAAATTAAGGGTGCGGAATGATACTTTAACTAATACTTTGATATCtctaaatatattcttttactcAAATATAtgtcaattttctttaaaatcaaataatgttAACCCTTAaccacattttttaaaatcaaatatatgtcaattttctttttcctttattttatttggttttgtgagatttgaattttttttaagagtgtGATGCTTTTATATTAGGTTCTTATATCagagaatttatttaaaaactaaaattacatttatctTTGGTTTTATCAAGGTAGTATTTTCTTCGTACTTcatctaatttattaaaataaaatattattacaaaatatttaattttgttaaaataaaatattcctaTTAAATATTTACGTGGGTTCCCACATATTTGAATCCATTGTCACAACTTCTCACTCCTCGTTTGCTTTCTATAGCTGCTCCATCTTTTCTTTATGAAACCGCTCATCTTTTGACTTCTTCCTTGTAGTCAGGTTTTAATAGTAAGTGAAGTTGAGATCGAGTTTTATCAAGTTTCGTTTACTTGAATTTAGATCTATTCATTCTTCTGTTAAAAATCTGCTTTCCATccatttacattttaatagtCTCTTTATAGTCTTACTTTTGCTATTCTGTTgttaacatttttgttttacatttcttACTTTTTCAAAGTGAAACATAAAGTAGAAAATTCGTGAATAATAAGACCTGAGGCATATGTGAAGTGGAGATTTAGTTTGGATGAAGATGTGGCCCTATTAAGAGCTAGAGAGTGGTTGTTTGATTCAAATCTTATCCAAGAGGCTTTTGGGGgaacaaagaagaaagacaaGGGTGGAATGGATGAGCTTTTGACAAATGACAGTGGGATTCTAGATCGAGAGATTacattatcaaattttaaatttaaaatatgggAGAGGTACAAATTCCAAACATATAGAGACACACAACATACGTTTTCTACTactagtataaaataaaaatataacacatttataactttattaattAGATACACGCAATATTGGTAattgtatgaaaaataaaaacggtGAGTATTAAAATGATAGTTACCCTTTGGTTTAATAAGTTCGGAGGTCCTTATATTTgagggtttgtttcaattgggtcctccaattttggaaGTGATCAATTGGGTCTCTGATTTGatcaatttaattcaataagagtctttccgttaaatgcagttaacgacattaactttttttacatgTGTGAAACTGAGACATCTAAGTGGCACCGTTGGACTGTGTAagtcaataatttaatatgtttagtttaaataatattaaatataggtTTGTAAGTGGGAAGAGTGGTGGGAAGAGGAAGTGGAAATGGCGACGACAACTTACTTCTTGTGTCCGTCTCCGACGAGTTTCAAAGGCACTGAGATGCCGATAGCAAGATTCAGATGCTGCAGCAACAGCAACGACAACAACAACAGTGTCTCGCTCAATACTCGAACGGAGCCCGAACCCGTAACCACATTCATTAAAGCGTTTGCTCCTGCCACTGTCGCCAATCTCGGTCTCGGCTTCGACTTCCTAAGTTGCGCCGTCGATGGGATGGGGGACATTGTCTCTGTCAGGGTCGACCCACAGGTTCACCCAGGCGAGATACGCATCTCCGACATCACCGGCCACGCTCCCGATAAGCTCAGCAAAAACCCTCTTTGGAACTGCATTGGCATCGCCGCCATCGAAGTCATGAAAATGCTCTCCATTCGATCCGTCAGCCTCTCGCTCTCCCTACAGAAGGGCTTGCCTTTGGGAAGCGGTCCGGGATCGAAAGGTTTCTTTGAATCGGGTCTCTGTGTGATGATTGTTGGTCCTTTGCTTTTTTTGATTGCAGGTGGTCGTGCGATGGAGGATGATGCGATTTTGAGTTTTGTCACCATGTTGCTGGAAAGGTGGTCGTGGTGGCAATGCGACATGGTGGTGCTTTGTGGTGCGACGCCGATTTGGGCTGATGATGCGCACAGATGGGTTCGATTTTGGGTTCCTCTGGATTTGCAGATCTGGCGCAGAAGAATGGCGATCCTGGACAACTCTGCGACAACGGCTTGGCGAGTGATTTGTGAGGATGGAGGCGCATGGATGTTGGGTGATGGTGGCTACCGGCGATGGCGGCGTGGTCGCTTATGGCGTGGTCACGCGATGATGATGAATCCCCCAACCATTCTTTAGATCTGGAAAGTACATGTGTCGAATCATCGTGATGCTATCAAACCCACTTCATTGttgtttgattcttttcttgttttgatttCTTATGCCAGCAAAGTCAGTGATCAAATCCGATGACCCAAATTGGTTTTTCTTCAGTTCTGTGGATCACTTGGAAGGATTATGATTTGTTGCTGTTGTTGGGTGTTGTTTAGATATGTTTTGTCATAACACTATGAATCCcatgtttttaatttcgtcagtCTCTGGTCATGACCTAATTTTCTCCATTTGGCCTTGTTTTGATGATGACGAAAGAGGCATTTGGAGCTTCTGGAGGTGGCGTTGTTGCTCTTCCAAACCGACAACATCTTCCCAATCGCCGATGAAGGTCACACCACCAACACT
This DNA window, taken from Vigna radiata var. radiata cultivar VC1973A chromosome 5, Vradiata_ver6, whole genome shotgun sequence, encodes the following:
- the LOC111241696 gene encoding homoserine kinase-like codes for the protein MATTTYFLCPSPTSFKGTEMPIARFRCCSNSNDNNNSVSLNTRTEPEPVTTFIKAFAPATVANLGLGFDFLSCAVDGMGDIVSVRVDPQVHPGEIRISDITGHAPDKLSKNPLWNCIGIAAIEVMKMLSIRSVSLSLSLQKGLPLGSGPGSKGFFESGLCVMIVGPLLFLIAGGRAMEDDAILSFVTMLLERWSWWQCDMVVLCGATPIWADDAHRWVRFWVPLDLQIWRRRMAILDNSATTAWRVICEDGGAWMLGDGGYRRWRRGRLWRGHAMMMNPPTIL
- the LOC106762855 gene encoding protein EMSY-LIKE 3 isoform X1; protein product: MDYEPYDSSGTDDDLPPTHQNRIPRGVHPARNGRSAGASYPMTYGEIDMETQIHMLEKEAYSSVLRAFKAQDDAITWEKESLITELRKELGLSNEEHRELLGHVNADDVIQNIRDWRQAGGHQPSMLNIEQAIHDSIPSPTVSVSRKKQKIMASTPLESFGGPSPFHPQPPLQPSLVAKPGSVSGSKGKKHKPGQVLLGVSSIKKYPSSGLSGRNQVPNRAPSGIETGELAKEASLVSLVGRKVQTRWPDDNNFYEAVISDYNRADGRYALVYDMGTANETWEWVNLSEISPEDIQWVGEDPGINHGGGLRGSGNGMSRSVGRGSVPGAVRGRGTTKGQSKMDFFPSQNGIGKKTLDDIHILHTDTLVKKVERVFNANHPDALEIEQVKKVLKDHEQALIDAIARLADLSDGESDEDGHHFAHAQPMER
- the LOC106762855 gene encoding protein EMSY-LIKE 4 isoform X2, with protein sequence MVKLIWKLKFTCLRRKHTVQFYEPLKLKMMPLLGDWRQAGGHQPSMLNIEQAIHDSIPSPTVSVSRKKQKIMASTPLESFGGPSPFHPQPPLQPSLVAKPGSVSGSKGKKHKPGQVLLGVSSIKKYPSSGLSGRNQVPNRAPSGIETGELAKEASLVSLVGRKVQTRWPDDNNFYEAVISDYNRADGRYALVYDMGTANETWEWVNLSEISPEDIQWVGEDPGINHGGGLRGSGNGMSRSVGRGSVPGAVRGRGTTKGQSKMDFFPSQNGIGKKTLDDIHILHTDTLVKKVERVFNANHPDALEIEQVKKVLKDHEQALIDAIARLADLSDGESDEDGHHFAHAQPMER